The Triticum aestivum cultivar Chinese Spring chromosome 4B, IWGSC CS RefSeq v2.1, whole genome shotgun sequence sequence TTTAACAAGTGACAAGAAAATATtccctccgccccataatataagatcattttgcAAGCTAAAGTGTAAAGAGTGCCAGTTGCTAATGGAACAAAATATGCATCACTAATATAATCTTCAACAACGCTACAGGCACACAAGCAATGTTCCGATTGACAAGTAAAAAATGAACAGAATTGCAGTACTAACTACTAAAGCAATATAGAGAGCCAGTAAAAGCACTAAATCTGGAAATGTTGAAGAACAACGGGATACAGACCTCCTCCCATTTTCTCTGAAGCTCGAGAAGCTCTTTACAACATGCTACACACTCAGCATGGTAAGCAGCGGCTAGGTCTTTAATCAAGGCCTTCCTTTTGATGATGCCAATCACTTGAAACCATTGGTAAAAATATGTGTCAGAATGCGGTAAAAGAGTTAACATACCATGCCATACTTTCAAATAGCAACACTTGGCATATGAGAAGAAAAAGCTAGATCTTCCAAACAGTTCCTAATAGAACAGACAGTATTAGGTTCGAGGACATCCTAAAGATGGTGTCCTAATCAAATTGGCACAGTACTATAATATAGAGGGCAGCAAAATTATTTAACAAGCTTCTGAACTTAAGTTGGTACCAAAACAGTGTCTGGTGAATGGACATCCTGAAAAATTATGCAGATGCATTGTGCGCTGATTAAATCTGTGAAGCTTCGCGATGACGACCGAGACAGCGCATGGAAGCTTGTAtttctttagtgatctaaacactcttatatttctttacggaaggAGTACTAATTAAATCACTACATGTGCGTGGAAAACCACACGGTTCAACACGAATTCCAAATGGCAATCACCGGATCCATCCAAAGGCATCAGTATCCATTCATCACGAGTGTGTTGTCGGTTACTACTGCAGGTGGACAAGGCCATATGAGCTACATACATGCCAATAAGAAATATATTCCCCACCCTCCCCTCCTGCCAATTCGTAGTTGTGAATTTCACACGGATCAAACAGATTGTGTGCAATAACCGGTAAATAAATATATAGCTACGAGTACTAACCAATACAATAGCCAAGCTTCCCTAGGCAGGGCTCAAACCAACCCAACCAAACCCAGATCGAGCACGAACAAAGCAGCGCAGCATAATTGGCCGTATGAGACGAGAAGAGAGGCCCTTACTCCGGCTGGGATCGAACTGCTGCTGCTCGTCGGAGGGCTTGTCGCCGTTGGCGGCCGGATCCATGCGGACAGGATTCGAGACCCGCGGGGGTAGGTTAGGGTTCTGGCCGGTTAGATCCAGCCAGCCAGCTGGCCAGGAGCGCGAGCGCTTGTACCAACCGAAC is a genomic window containing:
- the LOC123090911 gene encoding uncharacterized protein, with translation MDPAANGDKPSDEQQQFDPSRMIGIIKRKALIKDLAAAYHAECVACCKELLELQRKWEEEQCVEAKMPEVPKPSSTKPSKRRKR